In a genomic window of Amycolatopsis japonica:
- a CDS encoding methylenetetrahydrofolate reductase, with product MDLVRRIDRAAGEFLLFALTPPRLATARERVQEIADATMARLRPLDLDGLILYDIDDEAARNPAQRPFPFSPTLDPANYLADNFTSWQTPVIVYRAVGKYAPSELRTWLAAQDPARVMTVLVGASSSKIDTMTSLADAQALRRDVNPGLPLGGVAIPERHSRRDDEHLRLLAKQDAGCRFFVTQVVYDVNAAKNLVSDYHYECVARGRTPVPVVFTFSVCGSLKTLDFLQWLGVDVPRWMENDLKHAADTLEASYQLALAAATELMAYCRGLGVPFGINVESVSIRREEIEASVRLAEQLRTEIKG from the coding sequence ATGGACCTTGTGCGCCGCATCGACCGCGCCGCGGGTGAATTCTTGCTGTTCGCCCTGACGCCACCGCGTTTGGCGACCGCTCGCGAACGCGTTCAAGAGATCGCCGACGCCACCATGGCTCGCTTGCGCCCGCTGGATCTCGACGGCCTGATCCTCTACGACATCGACGACGAAGCGGCCAGGAACCCTGCGCAGCGCCCGTTCCCGTTCTCGCCGACCCTCGACCCCGCGAACTATCTCGCGGACAACTTCACGAGCTGGCAGACCCCGGTCATCGTCTACCGAGCGGTCGGGAAATACGCGCCGTCGGAGCTGCGGACATGGTTGGCGGCCCAGGACCCGGCGCGCGTGATGACGGTTCTCGTCGGCGCCTCGTCCAGCAAGATCGACACCATGACCTCACTCGCCGATGCCCAGGCACTGCGGCGCGACGTCAACCCCGGTTTGCCGCTCGGCGGCGTCGCGATTCCGGAACGGCACAGCCGCCGGGACGACGAACATCTGCGACTGCTGGCGAAGCAGGACGCCGGTTGCCGATTCTTCGTGACCCAGGTGGTTTACGACGTCAACGCGGCGAAGAACCTCGTCTCCGATTACCACTACGAATGCGTCGCGCGCGGACGAACACCCGTGCCGGTCGTCTTCACCTTCTCGGTCTGCGGATCGTTGAAGACACTCGACTTCCTGCAGTGGCTGGGCGTCGACGTGCCACGGTGGATGGAGAACGACCTCAAACACGCGGCCGACACCCTCGAAGCGTCCTACCAGCTGGCCCTCGCCGCGGCTACCGAACTGATGGCCTACTGCCGCGGCCTTGGTGTTCCGTTCGGTATCAACGTCGAAAGCGTGTCGATCAGGCGGGAAGAGATCGAGGCGTCCGTGCGGCTGGCCGAACAACTCCGGACGGAGATCAAGGGCTGA
- a CDS encoding sensor histidine kinase translates to MLDRRLGAVLAEVLLAGFVAGVTVFLADLLPAWGWPEVFSPSVPVLTAVIACAVVLVLLRRRFTVAALLAATVLFGLFPATGVALAVVAHTAGARGRRWPLFGLTALLPAAVVLLTQPAFRWQYVLVVIAVSTVSCLVLPALAGAMQAQQARLVVALRDRARLEERSRLAEEMHDQLGHRLSLITMFSGALEVAAEGKDPELRQAAGHVRSTAKLALEELRESLGILRPGGEPAEPAEATDAAGTKADIEGLVSSSRDAGLEVAFDWRGSDLGGVRPPVRRAVHRLVREALTNVHKYAAGASVTVVVDHGPDLVKVVVRNGAEQVAAERLPGTGRGLGGLRERVRLLGGTFTAGPVPEGGFAVTAGLPKRASAPLAEETGEERPGRIQSGLLLTTGLAAVAALLLTTLAFVPPLTPADHEDPLASVKIGMTPEEVEAWFGPNEPAAHAAAEGHEPSIPGDSYCVYVAAADPPDAETAAIFRFCFGDRGLVEKTWFEVPVPEETP, encoded by the coding sequence ATGCTCGACCGGCGGCTCGGCGCGGTGCTCGCCGAGGTACTCCTGGCCGGATTCGTCGCGGGCGTGACCGTCTTCCTCGCCGATCTGCTGCCCGCGTGGGGCTGGCCGGAGGTGTTCTCGCCGTCGGTGCCGGTGCTGACCGCCGTGATCGCCTGCGCCGTCGTGCTGGTGCTGCTGCGCCGCCGGTTCACGGTGGCCGCGCTGCTCGCCGCGACCGTGCTGTTCGGGCTGTTCCCCGCGACCGGCGTCGCGCTCGCGGTCGTCGCGCATACGGCGGGGGCCCGGGGGCGGCGGTGGCCGCTGTTCGGTCTCACCGCGCTGCTGCCTGCCGCGGTCGTGCTGCTCACCCAGCCCGCGTTCCGCTGGCAGTACGTCCTCGTGGTGATCGCCGTTTCGACGGTCTCGTGTCTCGTCCTGCCCGCGTTGGCCGGGGCGATGCAGGCGCAGCAGGCGAGGCTGGTGGTGGCGCTGCGCGACCGCGCCCGCCTGGAGGAACGGTCGCGGCTCGCCGAGGAGATGCACGACCAGCTCGGGCACCGGCTCAGCCTCATCACGATGTTCTCCGGCGCGCTGGAGGTCGCCGCCGAGGGCAAGGATCCCGAGTTGCGGCAGGCGGCCGGACATGTCCGGTCGACGGCCAAACTCGCGCTCGAAGAACTGCGGGAGTCGCTCGGCATCCTGCGGCCGGGCGGGGAACCGGCCGAACCCGCCGAAGCCACCGACGCCGCCGGTACGAAGGCCGATATCGAGGGCCTGGTGTCGTCGTCGCGCGATGCCGGCCTCGAAGTGGCGTTCGACTGGCGAGGCTCCGACCTCGGCGGCGTCCGCCCACCGGTCCGCCGGGCCGTGCACCGCTTGGTGCGCGAGGCGCTGACCAACGTGCACAAATACGCCGCCGGGGCGTCGGTGACCGTCGTCGTCGACCACGGCCCCGACCTGGTGAAGGTCGTGGTGCGCAACGGCGCCGAGCAGGTGGCGGCGGAACGGCTGCCCGGCACCGGGCGCGGGCTGGGCGGCCTGCGCGAACGGGTCCGTCTCCTCGGCGGGACGTTCACCGCCGGGCCGGTTCCGGAAGGCGGCTTCGCCGTCACGGCCGGCCTGCCGAAACGGGCGAGCGCGCCACTCGCGGAAGAGACGGGCGAAGAGCGGCCGGGCCGCATCCAGTCCGGTCTGCTGCTGACGACCGGTCTGGCCGCCGTCGCCGCGTTGCTGCTGACCACGCTCGCCTTCGTGCCGCCGCTCACCCCCGCCGACCACGAGGATCCGCTGGCCAGCGTGAAGATCGGGATGACGCCGGAGGAGGTCGAGGCGTGGTTCGGCCCGAACGAACCCGCCGCGCACGCCGCCGCGGAGGGCCACGAGCCGTCGATACCCGGTGACAGCTACTGCGTGTACGTCGCGGCCGCGGATCCGCCCGACGCGGAAACCGCCGCGATCTTCCGGTTCTGCTTCGGCGACCGGGGGTTGGTGGAGAAGACCTGGTTCGAGGTCCCTGTACCGGAGGAGACGCCATGA
- a CDS encoding alkaline phosphatase, with protein MRGRGLAAATVLVVLCGGSAAVADTTTAGSGARSARNIIYIQGDGLGLGQRDLLRLALKGKNGRLAMDGLTATGLVRTASDDPDEIVTDSAAAATALATGHKTRNGAVGVDGHGRPLETILERAKRAGKSTGLVTTAQVTGASPAAFAAHVPSRDSQSDIAKQYIENSRPDVLLGGGEDWWYPQGNPGLWPDKPGEESRSPYGNLVERAQRTGYTYVRDGDELRTTRANRILGLFANEDMVDYGPDGVGKYAPRVPLQQMARKALDTLSKNPRGFFLFLEEEGTDGMSHENNAHGVIDAGRSLDATVAEVLRFVRTHPDTLVIIGGDHETGGLSIENYDASDTDPDQDGPFDVPGSKLRFTVDWTTHDHTGADTPVTAEGPGSARLGGTVENTDVYWVMRLASGL; from the coding sequence GTGCGCGGACGTGGTCTTGCGGCGGCGACGGTTCTGGTGGTCCTGTGCGGTGGCTCGGCCGCCGTCGCGGACACGACGACGGCGGGGTCCGGCGCGCGGTCGGCGCGCAACATCATCTACATCCAGGGCGACGGCCTCGGCCTCGGTCAGCGGGACCTGCTCCGGCTGGCGCTCAAGGGCAAGAACGGCAGGCTCGCGATGGACGGGCTCACGGCCACCGGGCTCGTGCGGACGGCTTCGGACGATCCCGACGAGATCGTCACCGACTCCGCCGCGGCGGCCACCGCCCTCGCGACCGGGCACAAGACACGCAACGGCGCGGTCGGGGTGGACGGTCATGGGCGCCCGCTGGAGACGATTCTCGAACGGGCGAAGCGAGCGGGGAAGTCGACCGGCCTGGTCACCACCGCGCAGGTGACGGGCGCGTCGCCGGCGGCGTTCGCGGCGCACGTGCCCAGCCGGGACTCGCAGAGCGACATCGCGAAGCAGTACATCGAGAACAGCCGTCCGGATGTCCTGCTCGGCGGCGGTGAGGACTGGTGGTATCCCCAGGGGAACCCCGGGCTCTGGCCGGACAAGCCGGGGGAGGAGAGCCGCAGTCCCTACGGCAACCTGGTCGAACGCGCGCAGCGGACCGGCTACACCTACGTGCGCGACGGCGACGAACTGCGGACCACGCGGGCGAACCGGATCCTCGGCCTGTTCGCGAACGAGGACATGGTCGACTACGGCCCCGACGGCGTCGGGAAGTACGCGCCGCGGGTGCCGCTCCAGCAGATGGCGCGCAAGGCGCTGGACACCCTCTCGAAGAATCCGCGCGGCTTCTTCCTGTTCCTGGAGGAAGAGGGGACCGACGGCATGTCGCACGAGAACAACGCGCACGGCGTGATCGACGCGGGCCGGTCGCTCGACGCCACCGTCGCCGAGGTCCTGCGGTTCGTCCGCACGCACCCCGACACGCTGGTGATCATCGGTGGCGACCACGAAACGGGCGGGTTGAGCATCGAGAACTACGACGCGTCCGACACCGACCCTGACCAGGACGGTCCTTTCGACGTACCGGGTTCGAAGCTTCGGTTCACTGTGGACTGGACGACGCACGACCACACCGGCGCCGACACCCCGGTCACCGCCGAAGGCCCCGGCTCCGCCCGTCTGGGTGGCACCGTCGAAAACACCGACGTCTACTGGGTGATGCGGCTGGCGAGCGGCCTCTGA
- a CDS encoding response regulator — MIRVLLADDEPLLRAGARLLLKQASDIEVVAEASDGAEAIDVVRRIPVDVALMDIRMPGTDGLAAVEEIAREVRVIMLTTFGDEAYVARALRAGAAGFLLKDTDPAQLIQAVRSAAAGEAVLSPRIAKQVIDRFRDADAADADNAARARRRIEALTARELDVLVRVGRGLGNAEIAGELRLSNGTVKIHVSRILAKLGCANRVQAAILAHDAGILRG, encoded by the coding sequence ATGATCCGGGTCCTGCTCGCCGACGACGAACCGCTGCTCCGTGCGGGCGCGCGGCTCCTGCTGAAGCAGGCGAGCGACATCGAGGTCGTGGCCGAGGCCTCGGACGGCGCGGAGGCGATCGACGTCGTCCGGCGGATACCCGTGGACGTCGCGCTGATGGACATCCGGATGCCCGGGACGGACGGGCTCGCCGCGGTCGAGGAGATCGCGCGTGAGGTGCGGGTCATCATGCTCACCACGTTCGGGGACGAGGCCTACGTGGCCCGCGCCCTGCGCGCGGGAGCGGCCGGGTTTCTCCTCAAGGACACCGATCCGGCGCAGCTCATCCAGGCCGTGCGGTCCGCGGCCGCCGGCGAGGCGGTGCTGTCGCCCCGGATCGCGAAGCAGGTCATCGACCGGTTCCGCGACGCCGACGCGGCGGACGCCGACAACGCCGCACGGGCCAGGCGGCGGATCGAGGCGCTGACCGCGAGGGAACTCGACGTCCTGGTTCGGGTGGGGCGCGGCCTGGGCAACGCGGAGATCGCGGGGGAGCTGCGGCTGTCGAACGGCACGGTGAAGATCCACGTCAGCCGCATTCTCGCCAAGCTGGGCTGCGCGAACCGCGTCCAGGCCGCGATCCTCGCGCACGATGCGGGCATTCTGCGTGGTTGA